One stretch of Methyloversatilis sp. RAC08 DNA includes these proteins:
- a CDS encoding ATP-grasp domain-containing protein, with protein MKRRIFVFEFITGGGLAGQRHLPPSLLREGQLMHDALLRDAAALPDIEIILLHDARLPPPGFPAHLIVVTDDDAFDAGFAACFDRALDAADAVLVVAPETGGVLAALTSRVTGAGKTLLGCDADACRIGASKSMTATCLAGAGINVLPHFTDAATLPALPGRWVVKPDDGAGCDGLRVFDTVHRAAQALHPGFVAQPWMAGEARSLNLLCGRGEAVLLSINRQQLALDGERVSLAALAVGEVPIDETYRALAGRIAAALPGLLGHVGVDVLHTADGPVVVELNPRLSTSACALHDALGCNLLAATLAVADGGPLWRAAGVAQPQRIDLTQAADVV; from the coding sequence ATGAAGCGTCGAATTTTCGTATTCGAGTTTATCACCGGCGGCGGACTGGCCGGCCAGCGCCATTTGCCGCCCTCGCTGCTGCGCGAAGGCCAGCTGATGCACGATGCCCTGCTGCGCGATGCGGCGGCGCTGCCCGATATCGAGATCATCCTGCTGCATGACGCCAGGCTGCCGCCGCCCGGCTTCCCGGCACACCTGATTGTGGTCACCGACGACGACGCCTTCGATGCCGGTTTTGCAGCGTGTTTCGACCGCGCGCTCGACGCGGCCGACGCGGTGCTCGTCGTCGCGCCTGAAACCGGCGGCGTGCTCGCCGCACTGACGTCCCGGGTCACGGGCGCCGGCAAGACGCTGCTTGGCTGCGACGCCGACGCCTGTCGCATCGGCGCATCCAAGTCGATGACTGCGACCTGTCTTGCCGGGGCCGGCATCAACGTGCTGCCGCATTTCACCGATGCCGCGACCTTGCCGGCGCTGCCCGGTCGCTGGGTCGTCAAGCCGGATGACGGCGCCGGCTGCGATGGCCTGCGGGTTTTCGATACCGTGCATCGGGCCGCGCAGGCACTGCACCCGGGCTTCGTGGCGCAGCCCTGGATGGCGGGCGAGGCGCGCAGCCTGAATCTGCTGTGCGGGCGCGGCGAAGCGGTGCTGCTGTCGATCAACCGCCAGCAGCTGGCGCTCGACGGCGAACGGGTGTCGCTCGCCGCATTGGCGGTCGGTGAGGTGCCGATCGACGAGACATACAGGGCGTTGGCAGGGCGCATCGCCGCCGCCCTGCCTGGTCTGCTCGGTCACGTCGGCGTCGACGTGCTGCACACCGCCGACGGCCCGGTCGTGGTCGAACTGAACCCGCGTCTGAGCACTTCGGCCTGCGCGCTGCATGACGCGCTGGGCTGCAACCTGCTCGCCGCCACACTGGCCGTGGCAGACGGCGGCCCGTTGTGGCGTGCGGCCGGCGTCGCGCAGCCGCAGCGCATCGATCTCACGCAGGCCGCCGATGTCGTCTGA
- the rnk gene encoding nucleoside diphosphate kinase regulator, whose protein sequence is MQHSPPITVSSLDTARLHRLLDRDAYRNQPGADALRDELDRATTVAPADMPPGVVTMNSTVRFIDDSNGATFELKLVYPETSGVSGTVSVLAPIGSALLGLSVGQAIPWQVPGGRQITVRVLDVLMQPEAMGDYVS, encoded by the coding sequence ATGCAACATTCGCCCCCCATCACCGTATCCAGCCTCGATACCGCGCGCCTTCACCGGCTACTGGATCGTGATGCCTACCGAAATCAGCCAGGCGCCGACGCCTTGCGCGATGAACTCGATCGAGCCACAACGGTGGCGCCGGCCGACATGCCGCCAGGCGTCGTGACGATGAATTCCACGGTGCGCTTCATCGACGACTCGAACGGCGCCACCTTCGAACTCAAGCTGGTGTATCCGGAAACCAGCGGCGTCTCCGGCACGGTGTCCGTGCTGGCGCCGATCGGCAGCGCACTGCTCGGCCTGTCGGTCGGCCAGGCCATCCCGTGGCAGGTGCCGGGCGGGCGGCAGATCACGGTGCGCGTGCTCGATGTGCTGATGCAGCCCGAAGCGATGGGTGACTACGTCAGCTGA
- a CDS encoding PEP-CTERM sorting domain-containing protein, with translation MFVRRTLVVLCLLSQALIVAPSSAAPVSWVDWTSGTAGASGSASGLLNIGESTVDVDYVGEIEFIQTAGGGNYWNPSSPYISALVDNAPDTTDIIALSRATSKTLTFSVPVQDLFFAVVSLNGNGYRFDQDFEVVGFGPGYWGNGTLTRVELGGGQFQLNGTGEPHGVIRFTGAVSSITWTSLTNENWNGFTVGTYGIAPLPIPEPETWMLMLAGLGIALLAGLRRR, from the coding sequence ATGTTCGTCCGCCGTACGCTCGTCGTGCTCTGCCTGCTGTCGCAGGCATTGATCGTCGCGCCATCGAGTGCCGCGCCGGTCAGCTGGGTGGACTGGACCAGCGGCACCGCCGGCGCCAGCGGTTCGGCGAGCGGCCTGCTGAACATCGGCGAATCGACGGTCGATGTCGATTACGTCGGTGAAATTGAATTCATCCAGACCGCTGGCGGCGGCAACTACTGGAACCCCTCGTCGCCCTACATCAGCGCACTGGTCGACAACGCACCTGACACGACGGACATCATCGCGCTGTCGCGGGCCACATCGAAAACACTGACCTTCTCGGTGCCGGTGCAGGACCTTTTCTTCGCCGTGGTCAGCCTGAACGGCAACGGCTACCGTTTCGACCAGGATTTCGAGGTGGTCGGTTTCGGTCCGGGTTACTGGGGCAACGGCACGCTGACCCGCGTCGAACTCGGCGGCGGCCAGTTCCAGCTGAACGGCACCGGCGAGCCGCATGGCGTCATCCGCTTCACTGGCGCCGTCAGTTCGATTACCTGGACCAGCCTGACAAACGAAAACTGGAACGGCTTTACGGTGGGCACCTACGGCATTGCACCGCTGCCGATACCGGAACCCGAAACCTGGATGCTGATGCTGGCAGGCCTCGGCATCGCCCTGCTGGCGGGGCTGCGCCGCCGCTGA
- a CDS encoding HisA/HisF-related TIM barrel protein has protein sequence MPQIIPVIDLMNGQVVHARRGDRQAYQPLQSSLVDGCDPHEVAQALIEATGARQIYVADIDAIRAPGAGKANGKGDRKDGGEGAARADHTTLIAELAARHPDVEWWVDGGYVDATPALALHRAAGVTPVFGTESMRSYGALRKFRNARIDTVLSLDYRRGVPLGPDWSYDPVEWPARVLAMELGRVGADDGPALQLIRTLQSMRSDVDVIAAGGVRNREDLRALDGIGVTAVLVASALHDGRL, from the coding sequence GTGCCTCAAATCATTCCCGTCATCGATCTGATGAACGGCCAGGTCGTGCATGCGCGCCGCGGCGACCGGCAAGCTTACCAGCCGCTGCAGTCATCACTGGTCGATGGCTGCGACCCGCACGAGGTGGCACAGGCGCTGATCGAGGCGACCGGTGCGCGCCAGATCTATGTGGCCGACATCGATGCGATTCGCGCGCCGGGCGCTGGAAAGGCGAACGGCAAGGGCGACCGCAAGGATGGTGGCGAGGGCGCTGCCAGGGCTGACCACACGACGCTGATCGCCGAACTGGCGGCGCGACACCCCGATGTAGAGTGGTGGGTCGATGGCGGCTATGTCGATGCCACGCCTGCGCTGGCGCTGCATCGTGCGGCCGGCGTGACGCCGGTGTTCGGCACCGAGTCGATGCGCAGCTATGGCGCGCTGCGCAAGTTCCGCAACGCGCGCATCGACACCGTGCTGTCGCTCGATTACCGGCGTGGTGTTCCGCTCGGCCCGGACTGGTCCTACGACCCGGTCGAGTGGCCGGCGCGGGTGCTCGCGATGGAACTGGGGCGTGTCGGGGCCGATGACGGCCCCGCGCTGCAGCTGATCCGCACGCTGCAGTCGATGCGTTCGGACGTGGACGTCATCGCCGCCGGCGGTGTGCGCAACCGCGAGGACCTGCGCGCGCTTGACGGCATCGGCGTCACGGCGGTGCTGGTCGCGAGCGCGCTGCACGACGGGCGGCTGTAG
- a CDS encoding hydantoinase/oxoprolinase family protein, which translates to MSSDCTITGWDIGGAHVKAARVERGRVTGVVQVACPLWQGLDKLDAAVAQARAALGDTRHHAVTMTGEMVDLFDSRAAGVVAIVERLTAALPGELHLYAGRSGWVAPSAAAAHADDIASANWLATAAWVASRCPQALLADIGSTTSDLIVIDRGVASASRSDADRLISGELVYAGLVRTPLMALAPAVDFRGRRHRVMAEHFATTADIWRLLGELPEYADQYPAADGGAKTPQASARRLARMIGRDVDEGSMDDWRTLAATFADAQLATLVDASRALPGIANLPADAPVVCAGAGCMIAARLADALDRRAVTLASLLTDCAPTCLDDATTCAPAVATALLAETAR; encoded by the coding sequence ATGTCGTCTGACTGCACCATCACCGGCTGGGACATCGGCGGCGCGCACGTGAAGGCAGCGCGCGTCGAGCGCGGCCGCGTCACCGGCGTCGTGCAGGTCGCCTGCCCGCTGTGGCAGGGACTGGACAAGCTGGATGCAGCCGTTGCGCAGGCGCGTGCAGCACTCGGCGACACCCGCCACCACGCCGTCACGATGACCGGTGAAATGGTGGACCTGTTCGATTCGCGCGCGGCCGGGGTGGTGGCCATCGTCGAGCGGCTGACCGCAGCACTTCCGGGCGAACTGCACTTGTATGCGGGGCGCAGCGGCTGGGTTGCACCGTCAGCCGCCGCCGCGCACGCCGACGACATCGCGTCGGCCAACTGGCTGGCGACTGCCGCCTGGGTCGCGAGCCGCTGCCCGCAGGCGCTGCTGGCCGACATCGGCAGCACCACGAGCGACCTCATCGTGATCGACCGCGGGGTGGCCAGCGCCAGCCGCAGCGACGCCGACCGGCTCATCAGCGGCGAGCTGGTGTATGCCGGCCTGGTCCGCACGCCGCTGATGGCGCTGGCCCCGGCCGTCGATTTCCGCGGCCGGCGGCACCGCGTGATGGCCGAACACTTTGCGACCACCGCCGACATCTGGCGCCTGCTCGGCGAGTTGCCGGAATACGCCGACCAGTATCCGGCGGCCGACGGCGGCGCCAAGACGCCGCAGGCCAGCGCCCGACGCCTCGCCCGCATGATCGGTCGCGATGTCGACGAAGGATCGATGGACGACTGGCGCACATTGGCCGCCACCTTCGCCGACGCCCAGCTCGCGACACTGGTCGACGCCAGCCGCGCCCTGCCGGGCATCGCCAACCTGCCCGCTGACGCACCGGTGGTGTGCGCCGGCGCCGGCTGCATGATCGCCGCCCGCCTTGCCGACGCGCTCGATCGCCGCGCGGTCACGCTCGCCAGCCTGCTGACCGACTGCGCACCGACCTGCCTTGATGACGCCACCACCTGCGCCCCTGCCGTCGCCACGGCGCTGCTGGCGGAGACTGCGCGATGA
- a CDS encoding PEPxxWA-CTERM sorting domain-containing protein — MNHLLKSLLIAASLISAPAAFAASPVTPVSASNNGIVLIDGADLSILFDGYIAPEGTPYQTDAVSWFGQVGSSGVTLDFDFGQLYTLSDVLIGVDHNDFYQVQVSLDGSVWNTLFTNLSFEGQSNFGSEIISSVAGDPEYQATIDFPTTVARYARIYAVGGDSAFSVSEVSFSGVAVVPEPETWALLIAGLGLIGAIAYRRS, encoded by the coding sequence ATGAATCACCTGCTGAAATCCCTGTTGATCGCTGCTTCGCTGATCAGCGCCCCGGCTGCCTTCGCGGCATCGCCCGTCACGCCGGTGTCGGCGTCGAACAACGGTATCGTCCTGATCGACGGTGCCGATCTGTCCATCCTGTTCGATGGCTACATCGCGCCGGAAGGCACGCCGTACCAGACGGATGCGGTGTCCTGGTTCGGTCAGGTCGGCAGCAGCGGCGTCACGCTCGATTTCGACTTCGGTCAGCTCTACACGCTGAGCGATGTGCTCATCGGCGTTGATCACAACGATTTCTATCAGGTGCAGGTTTCGCTCGACGGATCGGTGTGGAACACGCTGTTCACCAACCTCTCGTTCGAAGGCCAGTCGAATTTCGGCAGCGAAATCATTTCCAGCGTGGCGGGTGATCCGGAGTATCAGGCGACCATCGACTTCCCGACCACGGTTGCGCGCTACGCCCGCATCTACGCCGTCGGCGGCGACAGCGCGTTTTCGGTGTCGGAAGTGAGCTTCAGCGGCGTGGCCGTGGTGCCGGAACCGGAAACCTGGGCGCTGCTGATCGCCGGTCTCGGCCTGATCGGCGCCATTGCCTACCGTCGCAGCTGA
- a CDS encoding amino acid kinase family protein has product MNAPLVIKLGGSLLSDPTDGRLQRWCDWLTGAGAGRSIVVAGGGPFADAVRESQARWGFPDEVAHRMALRSMDQYALMLAGTRPGFVATDEIARMTDLCAAGRTPVWMPARELDTLLDLPRDWRVTSDSLAAWLTHRLGLPRALLVKSCAIPQAPLTELAQCGVVDAWLPTFAAGHGIEICLVQADGPLPE; this is encoded by the coding sequence ATGAACGCGCCGCTTGTCATCAAGCTCGGCGGCAGCCTGCTGAGTGACCCTACGGACGGTCGGCTTCAGCGCTGGTGCGACTGGCTGACGGGTGCGGGCGCCGGGCGCAGCATCGTCGTGGCCGGTGGCGGCCCGTTTGCCGATGCGGTACGGGAGAGCCAGGCCCGCTGGGGCTTTCCGGATGAAGTTGCACACCGCATGGCGTTGCGCTCGATGGACCAGTACGCGCTGATGCTCGCCGGAACCCGCCCCGGTTTCGTCGCCACCGACGAGATTGCGCGGATGACCGATCTGTGCGCTGCCGGCCGCACCCCGGTGTGGATGCCCGCGCGCGAACTCGACACGCTGCTTGACCTGCCGCGCGACTGGCGCGTCACCTCCGACAGTCTCGCCGCATGGCTGACGCATCGACTTGGCCTGCCGCGCGCACTGCTGGTGAAGTCGTGCGCCATTCCGCAGGCGCCACTGACCGAACTGGCGCAATGCGGCGTCGTGGATGCCTGGCTGCCGACTTTCGCGGCAGGTCACGGCATCGAGATATGCCTCGTTCAGGCGGACGGCCCACTGCCTGAGTGA
- a CDS encoding zinc-dependent peptidase: MPLLLFILLTLIPAVWLLAEPLRIESRRRWLRSRPFPPDWRATLRQRVPQVRLLPADLQIQLKKHIQVFVAEKTFVGCDGLEVTDDMRVTIAAQACLLLLNRRSGYFPELREILIYPSAFSVRRLTTDAAGVVHEGHAVHLGESSARGHVVLSWDDVLRGAADASDGHNVVIHEFAHQLDQENGDANGAPPLVGRQRVERWTRVFDAAYDRLRRQLQGESAPALDPYGASSPAEFFAVASEAFFERPQHLAASFPDVFDELSRYYRVNPLSW; this comes from the coding sequence GTGCCGCTGCTCCTCTTCATCCTGCTGACGCTGATCCCGGCGGTCTGGCTGCTCGCCGAACCGCTGCGCATCGAATCGCGCCGCCGCTGGCTGCGCAGCCGGCCGTTCCCGCCGGACTGGCGGGCCACCCTGCGCCAGCGCGTGCCGCAGGTCCGGCTGCTGCCGGCCGACCTGCAAATCCAGCTCAAGAAGCACATCCAGGTGTTCGTCGCCGAAAAGACCTTTGTCGGCTGCGACGGACTGGAGGTGACCGACGACATGCGGGTGACCATCGCCGCCCAGGCCTGCCTGCTGCTGCTGAACCGGCGCAGCGGCTACTTCCCGGAACTGCGTGAAATCCTGATCTACCCGTCGGCTTTCTCCGTTCGGCGCCTGACCACCGACGCCGCCGGCGTCGTGCATGAAGGGCATGCGGTCCATCTGGGCGAGTCATCGGCGCGCGGGCATGTCGTCCTGTCGTGGGACGACGTCTTGCGCGGCGCCGCCGATGCGTCCGACGGCCACAACGTCGTCATCCACGAATTCGCGCATCAGCTGGATCAGGAGAACGGCGACGCCAATGGCGCCCCACCGCTGGTCGGCCGCCAACGCGTCGAGCGCTGGACGCGCGTGTTCGACGCCGCCTACGACCGGTTACGCCGCCAGTTGCAGGGCGAGTCTGCACCGGCACTCGATCCGTATGGCGCAAGCAGCCCGGCCGAGTTTTTTGCGGTGGCGTCGGAAGCCTTCTTCGAGCGGCCGCAGCATCTGGCCGCAAGCTTTCCCGACGTGTTCGACGAGCTGAGCCGCTACTACCGGGTCAATCCGCTCAGCTGGTGA
- a CDS encoding NYN domain-containing protein, with translation MSRSDSEPTRSVALYWDFENLHASLVEDRYGEGHYAKPDSRFKVQEPLVDIDAIVGLGASFGPIAINRAYCNWQYFGRYRDVLLQSAVELIQLFPPGASAKNGADIKLCLDATEDISRFGHIGTVIIVGGDSDFMPVAQKIKAAGRTLIGVGTRKATNRHWAKSCHEFRYYENLIGKSPSDEASPADASAVQPSDPAADILRRAVRLLSGAQGEPWVNKASIWPMIKRLDATFDVKDHGYTDFSDMLKSLDAVVEVKKGELDHVVRLR, from the coding sequence TTGAGCCGCAGTGACAGCGAACCGACCCGGTCGGTCGCCCTATATTGGGATTTCGAGAACCTGCACGCCAGTCTGGTCGAGGACCGCTACGGCGAGGGCCATTACGCCAAGCCGGATTCCCGCTTCAAGGTGCAGGAACCGCTGGTCGACATCGATGCCATCGTCGGCCTCGGTGCATCGTTCGGACCGATCGCGATCAATCGAGCCTATTGCAACTGGCAGTATTTCGGCCGCTACCGCGACGTGCTGCTGCAGAGCGCAGTGGAACTGATCCAGCTGTTTCCGCCGGGTGCGTCGGCCAAGAACGGTGCCGACATCAAGCTGTGTCTGGACGCGACCGAAGACATCAGCCGCTTCGGCCACATCGGCACGGTGATCATCGTCGGTGGCGACAGCGATTTCATGCCGGTCGCGCAGAAGATCAAGGCGGCCGGGCGCACGTTGATCGGTGTCGGCACGCGCAAGGCCACCAATCGCCACTGGGCGAAAAGCTGCCATGAGTTCCGGTACTACGAAAATCTGATCGGCAAGAGCCCGTCCGACGAGGCATCGCCGGCCGACGCGAGCGCCGTGCAGCCGTCTGACCCGGCGGCCGACATCCTGCGCCGCGCCGTGCGTCTGCTGTCCGGTGCCCAGGGCGAACCGTGGGTGAACAAGGCGTCGATCTGGCCGATGATCAAGCGGCTCGACGCCACCTTCGACGTCAAGGACCACGGCTACACCGATTTCAGCGACATGCTGAAGTCGCTCGACGCCGTGGTGGAGGTGAAGAAGGGCGAACTGGACCACGTGGTGCGGCTGCGCTGA
- a CDS encoding GGDEF domain-containing protein yields MPNTLDALRSRPDWRIFLLLPLLHFASVKLTFSTALSPENEVVMWLPNAVLLAALLHYCGERAITLALLALGSDVLANLPVFPPLQAVLLSLCNLAEVTVTYLLMRRLGASPGLERIGDFGRFLLAGPLLGALGCALLASAVLLFTRENVSANYSTLVLLWWFGDALGLLIWTPLLLALLQPERDPPLLGWRDTAVFAFTGLLAGTIFLQEHAADPDTRLALTPHLLLLPVLYIAARCGRRLTALTVAMIALTAAWSQTTGFRPFGDATPHEMILRAQEYILTLSIIGMGLVIMLGEQRALAHELEDKVNERTRALEASNRRLAELSATDSLTGVANRRCFDTTLALEWARARRNGEPLALCMLDVDLFKDYNDHYGHQAGDDCLRQVAEVIGLHVRRSTDLVARYGGEEFAFISPGVNEAHALATALSVCEALRARAQPHQRSPFAVLTASIGVAVIVPGEDDTPDALVRRADAALYEAKRRGRNQVVLAGAPKQSVA; encoded by the coding sequence GTGCCGAACACCCTGGATGCACTGCGCAGCCGCCCCGACTGGCGGATCTTTCTGCTGTTGCCGCTGCTGCACTTTGCCAGCGTCAAGCTGACGTTCTCGACCGCGCTGTCGCCCGAGAACGAGGTGGTCATGTGGCTGCCGAACGCGGTGCTGCTCGCTGCGCTGCTGCACTACTGCGGCGAGCGTGCGATCACGCTCGCGCTGCTCGCGCTGGGTTCCGATGTGCTGGCCAACCTGCCGGTATTCCCGCCGCTGCAGGCCGTGCTGCTGAGCCTGTGCAATCTGGCCGAAGTCACGGTCACCTATCTGCTGATGCGCCGGCTCGGTGCTTCGCCCGGGCTCGAGCGCATCGGCGACTTCGGCCGCTTCCTGCTCGCCGGGCCGCTGCTCGGCGCGCTTGGCTGTGCGCTGCTGGCCAGCGCAGTGCTCTTGTTCACGCGTGAGAATGTGAGCGCGAATTACTCGACGCTGGTGCTGCTGTGGTGGTTCGGCGACGCATTGGGCCTGCTGATCTGGACGCCACTGCTGCTCGCACTGCTGCAACCCGAGCGCGACCCGCCGTTACTGGGCTGGCGCGACACGGCGGTCTTCGCGTTCACCGGGCTGCTGGCCGGCACTATTTTCCTGCAGGAGCACGCGGCCGACCCTGATACCCGGCTGGCGCTGACGCCTCACCTGCTGCTGCTGCCGGTGCTCTACATCGCCGCACGTTGCGGCCGCCGGCTCACGGCGCTGACTGTGGCCATGATCGCGCTGACCGCTGCGTGGTCGCAGACCACCGGATTCCGCCCGTTCGGCGACGCGACACCGCACGAAATGATCCTGCGCGCGCAGGAGTACATCCTGACGCTGAGCATCATCGGCATGGGGCTGGTCATTATGCTGGGCGAGCAGCGCGCGCTCGCGCATGAACTGGAAGACAAGGTGAACGAGCGCACCCGGGCCCTGGAAGCGTCGAACCGCCGGCTGGCCGAACTGAGCGCCACCGACAGCCTGACCGGCGTGGCCAACCGGCGCTGCTTCGACACCACGCTGGCGCTGGAATGGGCGCGGGCGCGGCGCAACGGAGAGCCACTGGCGCTGTGCATGCTCGATGTCGACCTGTTCAAGGACTACAACGACCACTACGGCCATCAGGCCGGCGACGATTGCCTTCGTCAGGTGGCTGAAGTGATCGGACTGCATGTGCGACGTTCGACCGATCTGGTTGCCCGCTATGGTGGCGAGGAATTCGCCTTCATCAGTCCGGGCGTCAATGAGGCGCACGCACTCGCCACAGCGCTGTCGGTCTGTGAGGCGCTGCGTGCTCGCGCGCAGCCGCACCAACGCTCACCCTTCGCCGTGCTGACGGCAAGCATCGGCGTGGCCGTCATCGTGCCAGGCGAGGACGACACTCCGGACGCGCTGGTGCGCCGGGCCGATGCGGCGCTTTACGAGGCCAAGCGGCGCGGCCGCAACCAGGTTGTTCTGGCGGGCGCGCCGAAGCAATCGGTGGCGTGA
- a CDS encoding HDOD domain-containing protein → MSRAATPALSAALAAPTAVGGSAGALPGATHAFDLLADIARELRPGVIFPICFDALLRVRQTLRTPDATLQQLAGAVRVDPLLCARVLRRANRLRPAVPVTGVRDAIAQLGGERSRHIASTLSGCQIGCARQLTHVDALSRRLWLHTLRTAASAYVMAQRLTSLDPDEAMTAALLHDIGAFYLLDRLARQPRVAEDPGGVEALILEWHETIGEALLQSLGLPAVLIDAMRDHEQPRTAPVSLHTVADVVFLANVLAGGATELYGDPVCHVSQRPEPVRERYAELLPDIEREFAALCGAMADKASTDGRVS, encoded by the coding sequence GTGAGCCGAGCCGCAACGCCCGCCCTGTCAGCTGCGCTTGCCGCACCCACCGCCGTCGGTGGCAGCGCTGGTGCGCTGCCTGGAGCCACTCACGCGTTCGATCTGCTGGCAGACATCGCACGCGAACTGCGGCCGGGTGTCATCTTTCCGATCTGCTTCGATGCGCTGCTGCGCGTGCGCCAGACGCTGCGCACACCGGACGCGACGCTGCAGCAGCTGGCCGGCGCGGTACGCGTCGATCCGCTGCTGTGCGCACGGGTACTGCGTCGCGCCAACCGGCTGCGGCCGGCAGTGCCGGTGACCGGCGTGCGTGATGCGATCGCACAACTGGGCGGCGAGCGCAGCCGGCACATCGCGAGCACGTTGTCAGGCTGTCAGATCGGTTGTGCGCGTCAGCTGACCCACGTCGATGCGCTGTCGCGCCGTCTGTGGTTGCACACGCTGCGCACCGCAGCATCGGCGTACGTGATGGCGCAGCGCCTGACATCGCTTGATCCTGATGAGGCGATGACCGCGGCGCTGCTGCACGACATCGGCGCCTTCTACCTGCTGGATCGGCTGGCCCGTCAGCCTCGGGTCGCTGAGGATCCGGGTGGCGTGGAGGCGCTCATTCTGGAATGGCATGAAACGATCGGAGAGGCACTGCTGCAATCGCTCGGCCTGCCGGCGGTTCTGATCGATGCGATGCGCGACCACGAACAGCCGCGCACTGCGCCCGTTTCATTGCACACCGTCGCCGACGTGGTGTTTCTCGCCAACGTGCTGGCCGGCGGCGCAACCGAGTTATACGGCGACCCGGTGTGTCACGTGAGCCAGCGCCCCGAGCCGGTACGCGAGCGCTACGCCGAGCTGCTGCCGGACATCGAACGCGAATTCGCTGCGCTGTGCGGTGCGATGGCAGACAAGGCGTCGACCGATGGACGCGTGTCTTGA
- the msrP gene encoding protein-methionine-sulfoxide reductase catalytic subunit MsrP, with protein sequence MQKQAHIRILPSEITPRTVFEARRDALRAGGALLGAWAAPGALHAAAGLGPLQRSPHSINDRTTPLEHVTGYNNFYEFGTSKQDPAVYAHKLPVRPWTVSIEGLVHTPRTLDIDRIMKLAPLEERIYRLRCVEGWSMVVPWVGIPLSALLKQVEPLGSAKYVEFESFHDAKLMSSPIFNPLVFPYIEGLRLDEAMHPLTLLVVGLYGDLLPKQNGAPLRLAVPWKYGFKSAKSIVRIRFTDEQPLTSWNRSAPHDFGFYSNVNPLVSRERYDQRRERRLGELAKRDTLMFNGYADAVSGLYTGMDLVRAF encoded by the coding sequence ATGCAGAAACAAGCGCACATCCGCATCCTGCCCTCGGAAATCACCCCGCGCACCGTGTTCGAGGCGCGCCGCGACGCGCTGCGCGCCGGCGGCGCCTTGCTCGGCGCGTGGGCGGCGCCGGGTGCGCTGCATGCGGCCGCCGGACTGGGCCCGCTGCAGCGCAGCCCGCATTCGATCAACGATCGGACGACGCCACTCGAACACGTCACCGGCTACAACAATTTCTACGAATTCGGGACCAGCAAGCAGGACCCGGCGGTCTATGCGCACAAGCTGCCGGTGCGCCCCTGGACGGTGAGCATCGAAGGCCTGGTGCACACGCCGCGCACGCTGGACATCGACCGGATCATGAAGCTCGCGCCACTGGAAGAGCGCATCTACCGCCTTCGCTGCGTTGAAGGCTGGTCCATGGTCGTGCCCTGGGTCGGCATCCCGCTGTCGGCACTGCTGAAGCAGGTCGAGCCACTGGGCAGTGCGAAGTACGTCGAATTCGAATCCTTTCACGACGCAAAGCTCATGTCGTCGCCCATCTTCAACCCGCTGGTGTTTCCATACATCGAAGGACTGCGCCTGGACGAGGCGATGCATCCGCTGACGCTGCTGGTCGTCGGCCTGTACGGCGACCTGCTGCCGAAGCAGAACGGCGCGCCGCTGAGGCTGGCCGTGCCGTGGAAATACGGTTTCAAGAGCGCGAAGTCCATCGTGCGCATCCGGTTCACCGACGAGCAACCGCTGACGTCATGGAATCGCTCGGCACCGCACGATTTCGGTTTTTATTCCAACGTGAATCCGCTGGTCAGCCGCGAGCGCTACGACCAGCGTCGCGAACGTCGTCTGGGCGAACTGGCCAAGCGCGACACGCTGATGTTCAACGGCTACGCCGATGCGGTGTCGGGGCTGTACACCGGCATGGATCTGGTGCGCGCGTTCTGA